In Aegilops tauschii subsp. strangulata cultivar AL8/78 chromosome 3, Aet v6.0, whole genome shotgun sequence, one genomic interval encodes:
- the LOC120976090 gene encoding cell number regulator 11-like, with the protein MIKTFLHTKAQLHSICFNIPQIPQSQEINNMLGKWSVGLCDCFGDSGTCCLTCWCPCITFGRIAEVVDGGSSCMCFLIFCAGDQRSSMRAQYNFPGSPYMDCLVHLCCERCALCQEYKELENRGFNMSKAGVVISVVRVHWKDVNEEKLKSLKVANTKKLKFKDFMEMFIEAATRIVDGIDLDTFVELASPTDA; encoded by the exons ATGATCAAGACATTCCTGCACACAAAGGCACAGCTACACAGCATTTGTTTCAACATTCCACAGATCCCACAATCCCAAGAAATCAACAACATGTTGGGGAAGTGGTCAGTTGGGCTTTGTGACTGCTTCGGCGATTCCGGCACCT GCTGCTTGACTTGTTGGTGCCCCTGCATTACATTTGGACGCATTGCCGAGGTTGTGGACGGAGGTTCATCATGTATGTGCTTCCTTATATTTTGCGCTGGGGATCAA CGCTCCTCAATGCGGGCGCAATACAACTTCCCAGGGTCACCCTACATGGACTGCCTTGTTCATCTGTGCTGTGAGAGGTGCGCGCTATGCCAAGAGTACAAAGAGCTGGAAAATCGCGGCTTCAACATGTCCAAAG CCGGTGTGGTGATCTCCGTCGTCCGCGTCCACTGGAAAGACGTGAACGAGGAGAAGCTGAAGTCTCTCAAGGTCGCCAACACGAAGAAGCTCAAGTTCAAGGACTTCATGGAGATGTTCATCGAGGCAGCCACTCGGATTGTTGATGGCATTGATCTGGACACCTTCGTTGAGCTTGCCAGTCCCACAGATGCGTGA